A genome region from Bacillaceae bacterium IKA-2 includes the following:
- a CDS encoding DNA topoisomerase III, which produces MKLIIAEKPDQALALVAQFKTKKQTGCILIEPNKWFPKGGICTWAVGHLLQLSSPESYHPAWKKWSLTNLPIIPERFQYEVVRTKNKQFQIIKKLLLKKEVTEIIHGGDAGREGELIVRSIIQMSGVRKPMKRLWISSLTPKAVIEGFENLLPEENTRNLYYEAYTRACADWLIGMNASRLYSLLLKEKGISDVFSAGRVQTPTLALIVKREKEIEQFQSIPFWEVVATFSMSNQEYEGMWEQDNNSRIESEELANKIANFCKAKQAEVSKADKERKKFEPPLLFNLSALQATANSIYKFSPKKTLDILQKLYQKGIVSYPRSDSNYVTKGEAETFPQILTKLSTFKEYKQFFPVPKPSILTNKRFVNEKKVTDHYAIIPTEQVTDPSKLSSDEAMLYDLVVKRLIAAHYDTAIFDYTQVTTLVDKRATFISKGKQLINEGWRKVLFQQEDKDVILPQLDEGDVGRVAQTNIKKSKTQSPKRYTEGQLITLMKTAGKFIDNAELEKVLKKTEGLGTEATRAGIITMLKDRQYIEVERNLVTATKKAQILIEAIGDNILASPEMTAKWEQRLSEIGQGTASPLIFMEQTKKLTTKLISDAAESSKEWSFQGLEYEVKGRPISKFSIGKKLGKCKFCEGDVVDKGKFYGCSNYKKINCTFTISKIILGQKLTETTVETILKEGKSAILSGFKKGEKTFSATLVWDEKNKKINFQF; this is translated from the coding sequence ATGAAATTAATTATAGCAGAGAAACCAGATCAAGCATTGGCGCTCGTCGCTCAATTTAAAACAAAAAAACAAACAGGCTGTATCTTAATTGAACCAAATAAGTGGTTTCCAAAAGGAGGGATCTGCACATGGGCAGTAGGTCATCTATTACAGCTTTCATCACCAGAAAGCTATCATCCAGCTTGGAAAAAGTGGTCATTAACAAATTTGCCGATTATTCCAGAGCGGTTTCAATATGAAGTAGTCCGTACGAAAAATAAGCAGTTCCAAATAATTAAAAAACTATTATTGAAAAAAGAAGTAACCGAAATTATCCATGGTGGTGATGCAGGGCGAGAAGGTGAGTTGATTGTAAGAAGTATTATTCAAATGAGCGGCGTACGTAAACCGATGAAACGTCTATGGATATCATCACTAACGCCTAAAGCCGTCATCGAAGGGTTCGAGAATCTTTTACCAGAGGAAAATACGAGAAACTTATATTATGAAGCTTATACAAGGGCTTGTGCTGACTGGCTAATAGGTATGAATGCTTCAAGGTTGTATTCATTACTTTTGAAAGAAAAAGGTATTAGTGATGTGTTTTCAGCAGGTAGAGTTCAAACACCAACCCTCGCACTGATTGTAAAAAGAGAAAAGGAGATTGAACAGTTTCAATCAATCCCATTTTGGGAAGTTGTAGCAACATTTTCTATGAGTAATCAAGAATATGAAGGAATGTGGGAACAAGATAATAATTCAAGAATAGAAAGTGAGGAGCTAGCAAATAAAATCGCGAATTTTTGTAAAGCAAAACAAGCAGAAGTAAGTAAAGCAGATAAAGAGCGGAAAAAATTCGAACCGCCATTATTATTTAACCTTTCTGCCTTGCAAGCTACTGCAAATAGTATCTATAAATTTTCACCGAAAAAAACACTTGATATTTTGCAAAAACTTTACCAAAAAGGCATCGTTTCTTACCCACGCTCTGATTCTAATTATGTTACAAAAGGCGAAGCAGAGACGTTTCCACAAATTTTAACAAAGCTAAGTACATTTAAAGAGTACAAACAATTTTTTCCGGTACCAAAACCTTCGATACTGACTAACAAACGCTTTGTAAATGAAAAAAAAGTAACAGATCACTATGCAATTATTCCTACTGAACAAGTAACAGATCCTAGTAAGCTTTCTTCTGATGAAGCAATGCTTTACGACCTAGTCGTAAAACGTCTGATTGCTGCTCATTATGATACGGCCATTTTTGATTATACTCAGGTAACAACTTTAGTCGACAAGCGAGCAACATTTATCTCAAAAGGAAAACAGTTAATTAATGAAGGTTGGAGAAAAGTCTTGTTTCAACAAGAGGATAAAGATGTAATCTTACCTCAGCTAGATGAAGGAGATGTTGGGCGAGTTGCTCAAACAAATATAAAAAAAAGTAAAACACAGTCACCAAAAAGATACACAGAAGGCCAATTAATTACCTTAATGAAAACAGCAGGTAAATTTATCGATAATGCTGAGTTAGAGAAAGTTCTAAAAAAAACAGAAGGACTTGGAACTGAGGCAACGCGTGCTGGTATCATTACAATGTTAAAAGACCGCCAGTATATCGAAGTAGAGCGCAATCTAGTCACCGCAACGAAGAAAGCACAAATTCTTATTGAAGCAATCGGAGATAATATTTTAGCGTCCCCTGAAATGACTGCAAAATGGGAACAACGCCTAAGCGAGATTGGTCAAGGCACAGCATCACCATTAATATTCATGGAACAAACAAAAAAGCTAACAACTAAGCTAATTAGCGATGCCGCTGAAAGTTCGAAAGAGTGGAGCTTTCAAGGACTTGAATATGAAGTGAAAGGACGACCAATTTCTAAGTTTTCTATTGGGAAAAAATTAGGTAAGTGCAAATTTTGTGAAGGTGATGTAGTTGACAAAGGAAAATTTTACGGCTGTTCAAATTACAAGAAGATCAATTGTACCTTTACAATTTCAAAAATAATTTTAGGACAAAAATTAACCGAAACAACAGTGGAAACAATACTTAAAGAAGGGAAATCAGCTATTTTATCAGGATTTAAGAAAGGTGAGAAAACATTCAGCGCAACTCTCGTTTGGGATGAGAAAAATAAAAAAATAAATTTTCAATTTTGA
- a CDS encoding LCP family protein, which translates to MANKVNKSKINRKVILLTFLIFILLTVSAVAYTAHQYEQARQESIRLIIGNSGPKEVEDIEFHPEEEITEFIHVLLVGLDNEDGGAANTDSMMIAQYQPQEGKAKLVSLMRDTYVSIPGYRNNKLNAAFSLGGPELLRKTIKENFDIDIHYYALIDFNGFVRVVDIVAPKGIEINIQRRMYYSQGKDHIDFQPGPQYLDGNQALNYVRFRSDHENDFGRVRRQQEVLGLMKDDLLSFYGVTRLPKLLGSIDPYIQTNLTNKELIAYGRNFFAKPIDGLETLTIPIEGGFVDSLYSHAGAVLELDMEKNNQALHHFLELAEIEEEQLP; encoded by the coding sequence TTGGCCAATAAAGTAAATAAATCGAAAATAAATCGAAAAGTTATCTTATTAACATTCTTAATCTTTATTTTACTTACTGTATCAGCAGTTGCATATACTGCTCACCAGTATGAACAAGCGAGACAGGAATCTATCAGGTTAATTATCGGCAATAGTGGTCCCAAAGAAGTTGAAGATATTGAATTTCACCCTGAGGAAGAAATAACTGAATTTATTCACGTTTTGTTGGTCGGCCTTGATAATGAAGATGGCGGAGCTGCTAATACAGATTCAATGATGATCGCCCAGTACCAACCACAAGAAGGTAAAGCAAAGCTCGTTTCACTAATGAGAGATACATATGTTTCAATTCCCGGTTATCGCAATAACAAATTAAATGCGGCCTTTTCTCTAGGTGGTCCTGAACTTCTTCGAAAAACAATTAAAGAAAATTTCGATATTGATATCCATTACTATGCTTTAATTGATTTTAATGGATTTGTTAGGGTGGTAGATATTGTAGCACCAAAAGGAATTGAAATAAATATACAACGCAGAATGTACTACTCTCAAGGTAAAGATCATATTGATTTCCAGCCTGGACCACAATATTTAGATGGTAATCAAGCTTTAAATTACGTTCGTTTCCGTAGTGACCACGAAAATGATTTTGGGCGAGTTCGCCGTCAACAAGAAGTGTTGGGACTCATGAAAGATGACCTGCTTAGCTTTTATGGAGTTACTCGTTTACCTAAATTGTTAGGCTCAATTGATCCTTACATCCAAACAAACTTGACGAATAAGGAATTAATAGCATATGGTCGAAATTTTTTCGCCAAACCTATTGATGGTCTTGAAACATTAACAATTCCAATTGAAGGCGGATTTGTCGACTCCCTATACAGTCATGCAGGCGCTGTACTAGAATTAGATATGGAAAAAAATAATCAAGCACTTCATCATTTTTTAGAGTTAGCTGAAATTGAAGAGGAACAACTTCCATAA
- a CDS encoding Crp/Fnr family transcriptional regulator, with amino-acid sequence MVETAVKITPFFKQLSKKSQDILLQNGVETTVREGTILFYEGDNAKSIYLIRSGKVRLSKMTIDHKKFFLHLKKDHDIIGEFSLFNDMSVSMTAEVVENSTLIKFNQDHLEALFLQYGEIAVAFIKLFARNTQSTQAKFSDLLLYGKVGALYSILIRFSNSYGIKYDNDILINVKLTNQDIANYIGTTRETANRMLQDLKRAKIIAFIDGNILIKNIDYLKNHLGCGKCPIEICTM; translated from the coding sequence ATGGTTGAAACGGCTGTCAAAATTACACCTTTTTTTAAGCAGTTATCAAAAAAAAGTCAAGATATATTGTTGCAAAACGGTGTGGAGACAACAGTACGAGAAGGTACAATTTTATTTTACGAGGGTGATAACGCAAAAAGTATTTACTTAATTCGTTCAGGGAAAGTACGTCTAAGTAAAATGACCATTGACCACAAAAAGTTTTTTCTGCATTTAAAAAAAGATCATGACATTATTGGAGAATTTAGTTTATTTAACGATATGTCAGTAAGCATGACGGCTGAAGTTGTTGAAAATTCAACCCTTATAAAATTTAATCAGGATCATTTAGAGGCTTTATTTCTACAATATGGAGAAATTGCAGTGGCTTTTATAAAGTTATTTGCCCGAAATACCCAATCAACTCAAGCGAAATTTTCTGACCTCCTTCTTTATGGAAAAGTGGGGGCGCTTTATTCGATATTAATTCGCTTTAGTAATTCATATGGTATCAAGTATGACAATGATATTTTAATTAACGTAAAGCTTACAAATCAAGATATTGCTAATTATATTGGCACAACAAGAGAAACTGCCAATCGAATGCTTCAAGATTTAAAACGCGCGAAAATCATCGCCTTTATAGATGGTAACATCTTAATAAAAAATATTGATTATTTAAAAAATCATCTTGGGTGTGGAAAATGCCCCATTGAAATATGTACAATGTAA